A region of Paenibacillus sp. 37 DNA encodes the following proteins:
- a CDS encoding discoidin domain-containing protein has translation MATYIYGSNVIANMTSNSSVSQIASASSEYGTSYAAWKAFDGVSSTAQGWVSRGIAFPIFLQIRLQNKVIARKYGLFSARQVESPKDWTFEGSNDGVEWVVLDTQVNVISWINGGIKEFTINNNEAFQFYRINITSHNGDVNYVGVSEFSIYEGTILYDNKILLSSGHKNYRLEKTVSRENAVPVMTSALNANVEITSSAYNASDYPWYAFDGIVNATVRPFWFTNSTPPAGGHWLQVKFVKPKVITGISLASLLITGSSHSIKEFELYGSNDGVVYDKLYTNTQLNIGTKIYYDFESSKAYSYYRLNILSSYNLASTVGVNEMEIFQKKNQTMYVLETSDEIDFIKYGMKSDISLKEAVDNVKDVIKMNLSLASGKTFEHSIDMSKRRVDKIMLG, from the coding sequence ATGGCAACATATATTTATGGATCTAATGTCATAGCAAATATGACATCCAACAGTAGTGTTTCCCAGATAGCTTCTGCAAGCAGTGAATATGGTACTAGTTATGCGGCTTGGAAGGCATTTGATGGAGTATCGAGTACTGCTCAAGGATGGGTTTCGCGTGGTATCGCCTTTCCTATTTTTCTGCAAATCAGATTGCAAAATAAGGTAATTGCAAGAAAGTATGGTCTATTTAGTGCGAGACAAGTGGAGTCTCCAAAAGATTGGACATTTGAAGGATCTAATGATGGTGTTGAATGGGTTGTTTTAGATACACAAGTAAACGTTATTTCATGGATAAATGGAGGAATAAAAGAATTTACTATTAATAACAATGAAGCATTTCAGTTCTATAGAATTAATATTACTTCACATAATGGAGATGTAAACTACGTTGGAGTTTCAGAGTTTAGCATTTATGAAGGTACGATCCTTTATGACAATAAAATCTTACTTTCGTCAGGACATAAAAACTATCGCCTTGAAAAGACAGTTAGTAGAGAAAATGCTGTACCAGTTATGACATCTGCCTTAAATGCTAATGTAGAGATAACTTCAAGTGCATATAATGCTTCTGACTATCCATGGTATGCTTTTGATGGAATTGTAAATGCGACAGTTAGACCATTTTGGTTTACAAATTCAACCCCACCAGCAGGAGGACATTGGTTACAAGTTAAATTTGTAAAACCGAAAGTTATTACAGGCATATCATTAGCATCGCTACTTATAACGGGAAGCTCGCACTCTATCAAGGAATTTGAACTATATGGATCGAATGATGGTGTTGTGTATGATAAGTTATACACAAACACACAACTTAATATAGGTACGAAGATATACTATGATTTTGAGAGTAGTAAAGCATATTCGTATTATCGTTTAAACATCTTAAGTTCTTATAATTTAGCCTCCACAGTCGGCGTAAATGAAATGGAAATATTCCAAAAAAAGAATCAAACAATGTATGTATTAGAAACAAGCGATGAAATTGACTTTATCAAATATGGTATGAAAAGCGATATATCATTAAAGGAAGCGGTTGATAATGTCAAAGATGTAATCAAAATGAATCTATCTTTAGCTTCAGGAAAAACCTTCGAACACTCAATTGATATGTCAAAACGCCGAGTTGATAAAATTATGCTTGGCTAA
- a CDS encoding DNRLRE domain-containing protein, which translates to MRQEVSGINNGETLLDSVIHIKSPENRFAAKYILYNQVHEELPSTLIAATRKVSEIVSSVSVRVRRSQELSNSLYVMYRSQGDLSATIQAASKVDLEGMLYVRPHNRAHGKYELLEAPRVTVNLKPLADATTRSQSHLQTINFGDTQRMMIGRDEMEQFESFIHFGDLDTRIPDLLYLEEAKLRLYYTGTLAPGAHIELHQPDTLWREYGITYANRPHSIQLLSSSYVINTTERYIEFDMMGLLKMWREDNLSNVGMIIQSSGNTPIYFNTRESSKPPVLQIRYITSQIYSIGRTEIESEVFIYGVGRKDIASTLVVHSDIGLDWLKSQLYVHRYEDYMHHDIPQVIAVSRPDLDIDLTIAKRIDAELDSNISIIESRTEEKATWVAVSKPELHSQFITAIRTTKDTDGNLAVRTGLDDEKTVELAVSHPDLSSVITVDRQMSLVSTLTISQLFEDERVTSLIVSIPDLHASLEVSNYIKATSTLGSLLTVMYDGDSTVISEIKVNKPDLNSVLQVRALDHDERAGSLEIPYLEEQPGQLYISRPDVLSSIEVKYMDVLDGHISIKEREYLDGYLQVREWKDMQSTVDVRQIEDMATEMTISKPDLAAYVQPRVIANEELGSITSIRKRDASDLVTTVIVKSPGNQAYFYIL; encoded by the coding sequence ATGAGACAGGAAGTGAGTGGAATTAATAACGGGGAGACTCTATTAGATAGTGTTATACATATTAAAAGTCCGGAAAATCGTTTTGCAGCAAAGTATATCCTGTACAATCAGGTGCATGAAGAACTGCCTTCGACCCTAATAGCTGCTACAAGAAAAGTGTCCGAGATCGTATCCAGTGTCTCCGTACGTGTCAGACGGTCACAGGAATTGAGCAATTCGCTATATGTAATGTACAGGTCGCAAGGGGATCTGAGCGCAACCATTCAAGCGGCATCCAAAGTTGATCTTGAAGGCATGTTGTACGTTCGGCCACATAACCGTGCACACGGCAAATATGAATTACTGGAAGCACCGCGTGTAACTGTTAATCTTAAACCTCTTGCTGATGCAACCACGCGAAGTCAAAGTCACTTGCAGACGATCAACTTTGGTGATACACAGCGCATGATGATCGGCAGAGATGAGATGGAGCAATTCGAATCGTTTATACATTTCGGTGATCTGGATACCAGAATACCTGATCTGTTATATTTGGAAGAAGCTAAATTGAGGTTGTATTACACAGGAACCCTGGCACCTGGAGCACACATTGAGCTGCATCAGCCGGATACATTGTGGCGGGAGTACGGAATTACGTATGCAAACAGACCTCATTCCATTCAGCTCTTATCGTCCAGTTATGTCATTAATACGACTGAACGTTATATTGAGTTTGATATGATGGGATTACTGAAAATGTGGAGAGAAGATAATCTTTCAAATGTTGGAATGATTATTCAGTCTAGTGGTAACACGCCGATTTATTTCAACACTCGTGAGTCTTCCAAACCACCTGTTTTGCAGATTAGATATATTACTTCTCAAATCTATTCCATTGGTCGAACCGAAATTGAAAGTGAAGTTTTTATTTATGGTGTAGGCCGCAAGGATATAGCTTCAACGTTAGTTGTGCACAGTGATATTGGGCTGGATTGGCTCAAATCTCAGTTGTACGTCCATCGCTATGAGGATTACATGCATCATGATATACCTCAAGTCATCGCGGTCAGCCGTCCGGACCTGGATATAGATCTGACAATAGCTAAACGTATAGATGCAGAACTGGATTCGAACATTTCTATTATTGAAAGTAGAACAGAAGAGAAGGCAACATGGGTTGCTGTTTCTAAACCCGAGCTTCATTCGCAGTTCATTACTGCTATACGAACAACTAAGGATACAGACGGTAATCTTGCGGTTAGAACAGGTCTGGACGACGAAAAAACTGTAGAACTCGCAGTCTCTCATCCTGACTTATCTTCAGTTATTACGGTAGATAGACAAATGTCTCTGGTCAGTACGTTAACGATATCACAATTGTTTGAAGATGAACGGGTTACGAGTCTAATTGTATCCATACCTGATCTTCATGCTTCATTGGAAGTCTCCAATTATATAAAAGCAACTTCAACGTTGGGGTCTTTGCTAACGGTCATGTACGACGGTGATTCGACTGTCATTTCGGAGATTAAGGTTAATAAGCCTGATCTGAATAGTGTTCTTCAAGTCAGAGCATTAGATCATGATGAGAGAGCAGGGAGTCTTGAGATTCCTTATTTGGAAGAACAGCCTGGGCAATTATATATCTCCAGACCTGATGTACTTTCCAGCATTGAGGTCAAGTACATGGATGTATTGGATGGCCACATTAGTATCAAGGAAAGAGAATACTTGGACGGCTATCTTCAGGTGCGAGAGTGGAAGGATATGCAGTCTACGGTAGATGTGAGACAGATTGAGGATATGGCTACTGAAATGACAATTTCCAAGCCTGATCTGGCGGCTTATGTCCAACCGAGAGTTATTGCGAATGAAGAGTTAGGTTCGATCACAAGTATCCGTAAACGGGATGCCAGTGACTTAGTGACCACAGTGATTGTGAAGAGTCCAGGGAATCAAGCGTATTTTTACATTTTATAA
- a CDS encoding YunC family protein, translating into MVTMEPIIVGEHVLVGVEVKLPKTTLLTINTSKGYIMCGALDVGLLNEKLGDRKIIAARAVGVRTLEQLLHAPMESVTTEAEAMGITVGMTGVEALLKMI; encoded by the coding sequence ATGGTGACGATGGAGCCCATTATAGTTGGAGAGCATGTATTGGTTGGGGTAGAAGTCAAGCTACCGAAAACAACGTTGTTGACCATTAACACATCCAAAGGATATATCATGTGCGGAGCACTCGACGTGGGATTACTTAATGAGAAGCTCGGGGATCGAAAAATTATTGCAGCTCGAGCGGTTGGTGTGCGTACACTGGAGCAATTGTTGCATGCACCTATGGAGTCGGTGACAACAGAAGCCGAGGCCATGGGCATTACGGTTGGCATGACGGGTGTAGAGGCTTTGTTGAAAATGATCTAA
- the mtnA gene encoding S-methyl-5-thioribose-1-phosphate isomerase — translation MTTPEYQPLSSLIWKKDKLEMLDQRLLPEMILMLKLYTPEEVWESIHSMKVRGAPAIGIAAAFGVVLGAKSYDGTTVQGWLDHVKSICAHLATSRPTAVNLFWALDRMMQKANEVVESGLSLDEGNDALEVEALLIQKEDEEVCRMIGENALPLFEDGMGVLTHCNAGGLATAKYGTATAPMYLAQERGIHLKVFADETRPVLQGARLTAFELQQAGIDVTLLCDNMAGMVMSKGWIQAVIVGTDRVAANGDVANKIGTYSVAVLAKAHNIPFYVASPLSTIDLSTPSGDLIPIEERAAEEVTEGFGKRTAPQGIKVFNPAFDVTPNEYVTAIITEKGVVRAPFQENLAALFAKEEA, via the coding sequence ATGACAACCCCTGAATATCAGCCTCTGTCCTCTCTCATCTGGAAAAAGGACAAGCTTGAAATGCTTGACCAGCGTCTGCTGCCCGAAATGATCCTCATGTTGAAACTGTATACACCCGAGGAAGTATGGGAATCCATCCACTCCATGAAAGTACGCGGTGCTCCGGCGATTGGTATTGCTGCTGCATTTGGTGTTGTATTGGGTGCCAAATCATATGACGGAACAACCGTTCAAGGTTGGTTAGACCACGTAAAATCCATATGTGCTCATCTGGCTACTTCCCGTCCAACAGCGGTGAACCTGTTCTGGGCATTGGATCGCATGATGCAAAAAGCAAATGAGGTCGTTGAATCCGGCCTGAGCCTGGATGAGGGCAATGATGCTCTTGAAGTAGAAGCTCTGTTAATTCAGAAGGAAGACGAAGAAGTATGCCGCATGATCGGCGAGAATGCACTGCCTTTATTCGAAGATGGCATGGGTGTTCTCACTCACTGTAATGCAGGCGGACTGGCTACTGCGAAATATGGTACGGCAACTGCTCCAATGTATCTCGCACAGGAACGTGGCATTCACCTGAAGGTATTTGCAGACGAGACTCGTCCCGTACTTCAGGGTGCACGCCTAACTGCATTTGAGTTACAGCAAGCCGGCATTGACGTTACGCTGCTCTGTGATAACATGGCAGGCATGGTGATGTCCAAAGGCTGGATTCAAGCTGTTATCGTCGGAACGGATCGTGTTGCAGCTAACGGTGACGTAGCTAACAAAATCGGAACATACAGCGTGGCCGTGCTTGCCAAGGCTCACAATATTCCGTTTTATGTAGCGAGCCCATTGTCAACCATCGATTTGTCTACTCCATCCGGAGATCTTATTCCGATTGAGGAACGGGCTGCGGAGGAAGTGACCGAAGGATTTGGCAAACGTACCGCACCGCAAGGTATCAAGGTATTCAATCCAGCATTTGACGTAACGCCTAACGAATATGTAACAGCTATTATCACGGAAAAAGGCGTTGTTCGCGCTCCTTTCCAAGAAAATCTGGCTGCCTTGTTCGCAAAGGAAGAAGCTTAA
- the mtnK gene encoding S-methyl-5-thioribose kinase, giving the protein MSQYRPFTPQDAIELAKTLPGPFAADANLDCHEIGDGNLNLVFHITDQNSDKSIIIKQALPYAKVVGESWPLSLVRARIEREILQEEYRLCPGMVPKVYHYDNDLALTVMEDLSDHVIMRKGLIEGVSYPLFAQHIGEFMARTLFFTSDLGMDQQLKKEQQGRFINPDQCKITEDLIFDEPYRIAEKNNYDASIEDEAEALRTDGELHLEVALLREKFLTHGQALLHGDLHTGSIFVTPESTKVIDPEFAYYGPMGFDVGAVLANLLLNYSSLPGWIQDETALRERETLMLNMVRDVWTEFESRFRALWVHDLVDPMAKTSGYQDLYVQQLFRDSIGFAGAKMVRRIVGLAHVADIDTIPNATEREHAQRKALSIGKALIKNNRRLNTIGEVMDIVSTAVTTTKA; this is encoded by the coding sequence TTGTCCCAATATCGCCCGTTTACCCCCCAGGATGCAATTGAACTGGCCAAAACATTACCGGGTCCATTTGCGGCAGATGCAAATCTGGATTGTCACGAGATCGGCGACGGCAATCTGAATTTGGTATTCCACATCACGGATCAGAACTCCGATAAAAGTATCATTATCAAACAGGCGCTTCCTTATGCGAAAGTGGTTGGAGAATCATGGCCACTCTCTCTCGTACGTGCCCGAATTGAGCGTGAAATTCTTCAAGAAGAGTACCGTCTGTGTCCAGGGATGGTACCCAAAGTGTATCATTACGATAATGACCTCGCGTTAACCGTTATGGAAGATCTGAGTGATCATGTGATCATGCGTAAGGGCCTGATCGAAGGTGTTTCCTATCCTCTTTTTGCTCAGCACATTGGGGAATTCATGGCAAGAACGCTGTTCTTCACTTCAGACTTGGGCATGGATCAGCAATTGAAGAAGGAACAACAGGGCAGATTCATTAATCCGGACCAATGCAAAATAACGGAGGATCTGATCTTTGATGAACCCTACCGGATCGCCGAGAAAAATAATTATGATGCTTCCATTGAAGACGAGGCTGAAGCCCTTCGCACAGATGGAGAACTTCACCTTGAAGTGGCATTACTACGGGAAAAATTCCTGACACATGGGCAGGCACTGCTTCATGGAGATCTGCATACAGGCAGTATTTTTGTTACACCTGAATCAACAAAGGTCATCGATCCCGAATTTGCATATTACGGCCCCATGGGATTTGATGTTGGTGCAGTCCTTGCGAACCTGCTCTTGAATTACTCATCCCTGCCAGGATGGATTCAGGATGAGACTGCTTTGCGTGAGCGTGAGACGCTTATGCTGAATATGGTTCGTGATGTATGGACTGAATTCGAATCTCGTTTCCGTGCCCTCTGGGTTCACGACCTCGTTGATCCGATGGCAAAAACGTCAGGCTATCAGGATCTGTATGTGCAACAATTGTTCAGAGATTCGATCGGCTTTGCAGGTGCCAAAATGGTTCGTCGTATCGTGGGACTCGCTCACGTGGCAGATATAGATACCATTCCAAATGCGACTGAACGTGAACATGCTCAGCGTAAAGCGTTGTCCATTGGTAAAGCATTGATCAAGAACAATCGTCGCTTGAATACCATCGGCGAAGTAATGGATATTGTATCCACAGCTGTTACTACTACTAAGGCTTAA
- a CDS encoding Dps family protein, protein MATKNKTDQAKSVEQVLNRQVANLNVLYVKIHNYHWYVKGPNFFTLHVKFEEFYNEVTVQMDEIAERILTLKGSPAATMKEYLELSSIQEAAGGEDAKTMVQNLIEDFATLSNEYQEGIEVADAAEDQPTSDMLTGFKADLEKHMWMLRSFLG, encoded by the coding sequence ATGGCTACAAAAAACAAAACAGATCAAGCAAAATCGGTGGAACAAGTACTTAATCGTCAGGTAGCTAACCTGAACGTATTGTATGTTAAAATCCATAACTATCACTGGTACGTTAAAGGACCTAACTTCTTCACGTTGCATGTGAAATTCGAAGAGTTCTACAACGAAGTTACAGTACAAATGGATGAAATCGCAGAGCGTATCCTTACGCTGAAAGGTAGCCCGGCGGCTACAATGAAAGAGTATCTGGAGCTTTCCTCTATCCAAGAAGCAGCAGGTGGAGAAGACGCAAAAACAATGGTGCAAAACCTGATCGAGGACTTCGCTACACTTTCGAATGAATATCAGGAAGGTATCGAAGTTGCAGATGCAGCTGAAGATCAACCGACATCCGATATGCTGACAGGTTTCAAGGCTGACCTTGAGAAACACATGTGGATGCTTCGCTCTTTCCTGGGTTAA
- a CDS encoding DUF1802 family protein produces the protein MLEPTIPALKEWASAIKALETSRQIMVMRKGGIVEETRHFELKSPAFYLYPTYEHQRKELIKSSDQSYVEESLAEWVPEASTIRITAYAEVTQDLEIRDQEMLDRLLDFHMWTADFAEDRLKWKRKDPLHVLILRVYLLKEPMEIPVLPEYNGCRSWISIPNGPVPREMTPVVDVADFDEQVQKINEMLKL, from the coding sequence ATGTTAGAACCAACGATACCGGCTTTAAAAGAATGGGCATCTGCAATCAAAGCACTGGAAACGAGTCGCCAGATTATGGTGATGCGCAAAGGTGGTATTGTAGAGGAAACCCGACATTTTGAGCTGAAAAGCCCGGCGTTTTACCTGTATCCGACTTATGAACATCAGCGTAAAGAACTGATTAAGTCCTCGGATCAATCCTATGTTGAAGAATCACTGGCCGAATGGGTGCCCGAAGCTTCGACAATCCGTATTACTGCATATGCCGAAGTAACGCAGGATCTGGAGATACGAGATCAGGAGATGCTGGATCGACTTCTTGACTTTCATATGTGGACAGCGGATTTTGCCGAAGACCGTTTGAAATGGAAACGGAAAGATCCGCTCCATGTATTGATTTTACGTGTGTACCTTTTGAAAGAACCGATGGAAATCCCCGTACTGCCTGAATATAATGGTTGCCGTTCATGGATTTCTATTCCGAATGGTCCGGTGCCGCGCGAAATGACGCCGGTGGTGGACGTTGCGGATTTTGACGAACAGGTACAGAAGATTAACGAGATGCTCAAATTGTAA
- the sufC gene encoding Fe-S cluster assembly ATPase SufC, producing the protein MATNFVIEGLKATIEGKEILKGINLEMKGGEIHAIMGPNGTGKSTLASALMGHPKYEVTDGKITLDGEDVLDMAVDERARAGLFLAMQYPSEIAGVTNSDFLRSAINARRGEGNEISLIKFIRQMEGKMKELDMNPEFAHRYLNEGFSGGEKKRNEILQMMLLDPKIVVLDEIDSGLDIDALKIVADGVNAMKSEDRGFLIITHYQRLLNYITPDYVHVMMQGRIVKSGGPELAHRLEAEGYDWVKAELGITDETVGQEA; encoded by the coding sequence ATGGCTACGAATTTCGTCATTGAAGGTCTGAAAGCGACGATCGAAGGTAAGGAAATCCTGAAAGGCATCAACCTGGAAATGAAAGGTGGAGAAATCCACGCAATCATGGGACCAAACGGAACAGGTAAATCCACTCTGGCTTCTGCCTTGATGGGTCACCCTAAATATGAAGTAACAGACGGTAAAATTACGCTTGATGGTGAAGATGTATTGGATATGGCTGTAGATGAGCGCGCACGTGCAGGTCTCTTCCTGGCTATGCAATACCCAAGTGAAATTGCAGGTGTTACAAACTCCGACTTCTTGCGTAGTGCAATTAACGCACGTCGTGGCGAAGGTAACGAGATCTCCCTGATCAAGTTCATTCGTCAAATGGAAGGTAAAATGAAAGAACTCGACATGAACCCTGAGTTCGCTCACCGTTACCTGAATGAAGGTTTCTCCGGTGGTGAGAAAAAACGTAACGAGATTCTGCAAATGATGCTGCTTGATCCGAAAATCGTAGTACTTGATGAAATTGACTCCGGTCTGGACATCGATGCTTTGAAAATCGTGGCTGACGGTGTGAACGCTATGAAGAGCGAAGATCGTGGCTTCCTGATCATCACTCACTACCAACGTCTGTTGAACTACATTACGCCTGACTATGTTCATGTAATGATGCAAGGTCGTATCGTGAAATCCGGCGGACCTGAATTGGCTCACCGTCTGGAAGCGGAAGGGTATGACTGGGTAAAGGCAGAGCTGGGAATTACAGACGAAACTGTAGGCCAAGAAGCGTAA
- the sufD gene encoding Fe-S cluster assembly protein SufD, with the protein MTTQTILPVESEALRALSESNNEPGWLTEQRLEALRLASGLALPKLEKQKIERWNVSEYGTYKTSEAISSLTEVPASIKDLVQDQAEGSLVIQRNSGTVYSKVSADLAAKGVIFTDLATAVREHGDLVKSYLNTAVKADEHSLAALHAALWNGGVFLYVPKNVEIEVPLQAVLLTDDASATFAPHVLVVAEANSSVTYVDNYVSGELSAPVFHNGVVEVFAKSGAKVRFASVHQLSVNVTDVSFRRAVLENDASIEWIVGEMNNGDTASNTMTVLKGNGSSSDSKVIAVGSGSQKINYTTEARHFGKNTPSQMITRAVMREEASAIINGITKIEKGATKADGQQTEKVLMLSPKARGDANPILLIDEDDVTAGHAASVGQVNAEQIHYLMSRGINRTDAERLIIYGFLAPVVADIPLEALRTQLQSLIEKKLGQ; encoded by the coding sequence ATGACTACACAAACAATTCTTCCGGTTGAATCTGAAGCGCTTCGCGCCTTGTCGGAAAGCAACAATGAACCCGGCTGGTTGACCGAACAGCGGCTCGAAGCTTTAAGGCTTGCGAGCGGGCTTGCGCTTCCTAAACTGGAAAAACAAAAAATTGAACGCTGGAATGTCAGCGAGTACGGAACATATAAAACAAGTGAAGCTATTTCTTCTTTGACAGAAGTACCTGCTTCTATCAAAGATCTGGTTCAGGATCAAGCTGAAGGCAGTCTGGTTATCCAGCGCAATTCCGGTACGGTATACTCCAAGGTGTCTGCTGATCTGGCAGCAAAAGGAGTCATCTTCACGGATCTGGCTACAGCGGTTCGCGAACACGGCGATTTGGTAAAATCATATCTGAACACAGCGGTGAAAGCGGATGAGCATTCTCTCGCTGCATTGCATGCGGCACTTTGGAATGGCGGGGTCTTCCTGTATGTTCCGAAAAATGTCGAAATCGAAGTACCACTGCAAGCAGTGTTGCTTACAGATGACGCATCTGCAACTTTTGCACCTCACGTGCTTGTGGTTGCAGAAGCAAACAGTTCAGTAACTTATGTTGATAACTATGTATCTGGCGAATTGTCCGCACCTGTTTTCCATAATGGTGTTGTGGAAGTATTCGCAAAATCTGGTGCTAAAGTACGTTTCGCATCGGTTCATCAACTGAGTGTAAATGTAACTGATGTTTCATTCCGTCGTGCAGTGTTGGAGAATGATGCTTCCATCGAGTGGATTGTAGGCGAAATGAATAATGGCGACACAGCCAGCAACACGATGACTGTGCTTAAAGGTAATGGATCAAGTTCTGATTCCAAAGTCATCGCTGTAGGTTCCGGTTCGCAGAAAATCAACTACACCACAGAAGCTCGTCACTTCGGCAAGAATACACCAAGTCAGATGATTACACGTGCAGTTATGCGTGAAGAAGCTTCTGCAATCATTAACGGAATCACGAAGATTGAGAAAGGCGCTACCAAAGCCGATGGACAGCAGACAGAGAAAGTGTTGATGCTGAGCCCTAAAGCACGTGGAGATGCGAACCCAATCCTCCTTATTGATGAAGATGATGTAACAGCAGGTCACGCGGCTTCTGTTGGTCAAGTCAATGCCGAGCAGATTCATTACTTGATGTCGCGCGGAATTAACCGTACGGATGCCGAACGCCTGATCATCTATGGCTTCCTGGCTCCGGTGGTGGCGGATATTCCTCTGGAAGCACTGCGCACCCAATTGCAGTCCCTGATTGAGAAGAAGCTGGGACAATGA